The nucleotide sequence ACCACCATAATAACGGAAGGGGTGGTTTCCAGATTTAAATTGGGATCCGCCACTTCCTCCAGGGCCTCGGTTAACAGTTCTTTTAACAGTCCTTTTACTTCCATGGGATCCGTGGTTTTATTTTCCCGAACCCGGTCCCGAAGCTGATCAATGATTTCCATGGTGGTGTTTACTCCAAGGTCAGCGGTGATCAGAATTTCTTCCAGTTCCTCAAAGAGATCCTCATCAATTTTCGTATAGGATTTAACCATATCATCCACCCGGTCGGTAATCCCTTTTTTGGTTTTCGTCAGCCCTTCCTTCAATCTTCCGAAAAGCCCTCCCAGGGTAACGCCCTCCCCGGGGGTTTCTTCCTCTTGAGAGGAGGCGGGGCTTTGTCCTTCTTCGGGAGTACTTTCCTGTTCTTCCTTGCTTTCTTCCTCCCGGGTTTGTTCTTCACTTTTTTTAAACAAATTTTTCAGCATTATTTTTCCTCCTACATGGCTTTTTCATCTTCTACATAGTCTTTCATTTTCACGGACACCAGCTTTGAAATCCCTTCGGTTTCCATGGTAACGCCATAGAGCATATCCGCCGCCTCCATGGTGCCTTTTCGGTGGGTTACCACAATAAACTGGGTATCCCCGGCCAACTCTTTTAAAAATCCCGCAAAGCGGTATACATTACTTTCATCCAGGGCCGCTTCAATTTCATCAAGAACACAAAAGGGACTGGGTTTGATCTTTAATATGGCAAAAAGCAAGGCAATGGCGGTTAGAGCCCGTTCTCCTCCCGATAACAAAGAGAGGCTTTGAAGCTTTTTCCCCGGGGGTCTTGCCAGGATGGTGATCCCCGTCTCTAGAGGATCCTCCTCGTCTTCCAGTACCAGATCCGCTTTGCCGCCTCCAAATAACCGGGCGAAGGTTTCATTGAATTCTTTTTTGATTACCTTCAGCTGCTGAAGAAACTGGGTCTTCATCGTGCTTTCCATCTCTTTGATGATTCGGTTCAAGCTCTTTTTTGCTTCTAAGAGGTCCTTTTGCTGCTGGTCTAAAAAGTCAAAGCGCTCTTGGGTTTCCCGGTACTCTTCCACGGCTTCCAGGTTTACATGGCCCAGGTCTTTGATTTGCTTTCTTAAGGACTGGATTTGCCCCAGGGTGAGACTCCCTTCTTTTGAAGCAATCCACTCCCTTCCCTGGGCATCGCTCATTTCGTATTTTTCCCACAGGCCCTGGTGCAGATTTTCTCTTTGAACCTCAAGCTTGGTTGCCTTCATTTCCAATTTATATAAGTCCTCTTCGGCTCCCTTAAGGCTCCCGTTCTGTTCTTTGTGGCGTTTTTCTTGTTCTTTTTTCCTTTCAAGGGCCTTTTCCTCTTTTTCCTTAAAGACCTTTGCTTCTTTTTTCAGCGCCTCCAAAGCGATTTTACCCTGTTCAATTTCCCGGGTCTGTGCTTCGATTTTTTGATCAATGTTTTCTTTTTCCCGATGGCCCTTTTCAATGGCTTCTTTGTTTTCTTCAATGTCCCGGTTTTGGCGATGAATCTCCTTGTCCAGGGCCTGAACCTTACTTCCCAAGGCCTTACTTTGCTCTTCTATGGAGGCTTTTCGAACCTGCATTTCCTGGATGCGTTCTTTCAGGCCTTCAATTTCGTCCAGTTGCTGTAATAAATCCTTTTCCTCCACTTGAATATGGGATCGGTTCTTTTCCAGCCGGGCTTCAAGGCTGTTGATTTTTTCCTCCAGGATTCGATGTTCTTTACTATAATCCCCTTCGGTCTCCTCCAACTGTCCAAGTTCTTTTTTGCGATCGGCGATTTCCCGGCGGGATTCTTCCAAACGCTGTTTTTCTTGCACCAATTGTTCTTTCAAAGTAGCCTTTTCAATGGCGATCTGCTGAATTTTTTGATCCATCTCCCGCCTTTGATCCTCAAGACTCCGGGTTTCCCTTTGGAGCTCCCCGGCCTCTTTTCGAAGGTTCTCCAGGGATTTTTCCTCGGCCAGGGTCTCCTGCTGCAAGGTTTTCAGTTCCCCTTTTCTGGCCAGCAGCCCCTGACTTTTTTGTTGCCGGCTTCCCCCGGTCATGGACCCTCCGGGGTTCATCACATCCCCTTGCAGGGTCACGATTTTTACCCGGTGATTTAACTCCTTGGCCATGGGAACCCCCAGGTTCAGATCCGGAAGGATTACTACCTTTCCCAGCAAAGAAGAAAAAACGGAACTCAACTCTTTGGGATACTGAATAATATCTAAGGCAACCGAAGCTTTCGGTTCATCCTGAACTTTTTTTTGCTCCCGGGGCTGCAGGTTTTTTCCCGTGACTGTGGTTTTAGGCAACACGGTAATCCGACCAAGTTTATTGTTTTTACAGTGCTCGATCAGTTCTTTCCCCTTTGCTTCATCTTTTACCACCAGGTTTTGCATGGCATATCCCAAGGCGGTTTCAATAGCCAACTCATACCCCTTGGGTACTTTTATCAAATCCGCCACGGCCCCGTATAGACCCCGGGCAAAACTTTGATCCCTTTTTCCCTTTTGCAAAACCTCCTTAACACTTCGGTTAAAGCCTTCCTTCGAGGCTTCCAGATTCTTCAGCATCTGGATTTTCGACTTTTTATTTTCCAAATGGCGATCTTTTTCTTGAATGCTTTGCAGATATTTTTGTGTTTCCCTTTCTTTTTTATTCAGGGACGCCTCCAGCGCTTCCCGCTCTTTCTTCCGGATTTTTTCCTTATTCTCCCGGTCTTCGAAATCCTTTTCCAGGGTTTTTACCCGCTCTTCCTTTTCCTCCCGGAGGGTTTCGTCTTTTTCAAGATTATTTTCAATCTGGGTTTTTCGCTGATCAATGGATTTTTTTAAACTTGCCAAATTGGCAAGGTCCACCTTCCAATCGGAAAGCTGATTCATATCCCCAATGATCTCTCCCTTAATTCTTTCCACATCTTCTTTCCGATGAAGATTTTTTTCCTGTCTTTTTCCGTAGAGATCCTCTTCCCCCTTTAAATCCTGATCCAGGGTTGTTAACAAGGATTGCAGCTCCGAGATCTCTCGCTGTCCTTGGCTACGTTCTGTTTTAATCTCTTCTTTTCGTTCTTCTCCCTGACGGATTCTTTGTTGCAACTCCTCTTCCCGATCTTTCAGGTGCTGCACTTCCCCTTCATTCATTCTTCTGAGACCTTCTGTTTCCTGAATCTGATCCTTTTTTTCGTAGTATTCCTTTTCTTTTTCTTCATGGTTTTGCTGATACTCCAGAATCTGCTCTTCCAAGGAGAGGATCTCTTCTTCCCCTTTTTCCATTTCTTCTTTTATTTTTCGGATTTCTTCACTCCGCCTCTGTTTTTCCTCTTCCAATCCCCGGGTTTTTTCATCAATTTCCCTTATATCTCTTAGAATTTGTTTTACTTCCCCTTCTTTCAGGGTTTCATAAAGGACTAAATATTTCTCTGCCTTTTCTTTTTGCTCCCGCAAAGGATCGATGCGGCTTTCCAGTTCCTTTAATATATCCGACAGCCGTTGGAGGTTTTCCTCCGTGCCCTTTAACTTCCGCTGAGCTTCTTCTTTACGGCTTTTATATTTAACAATGCCTACCGCTTCTTCAATGACTTTTCTTCGGTCCTCCGCTTTATGGCTGAGGATTTCATCGATTTTTCCCTGGCCTACAATGGAGTAGCCGTCCTTTCCAATGCCGGTGTCCATGAATAGTTCCCGGACATCCTTCAGGCGACAGGGACTTTGATTGATTAAGTACTCGTTTTCCCCGGATCGATAAGCTCTTCGGGTAACCTTTACCTCCGAGAAATCGATGGGAATTCCTCCGTCTTCGTTATCCAATACCAGGGAAACCTCTGCCATTCCCAGCGGCTTTTGCTTTTCCGTACCGGAAAAGATCACATCTTCCATTTTGGCTCCCCGGAGGGTTTTAGCACTCTGCTCACCCAGCACCCATTTAATGCCGTCGGAAATATTGCTTTTTCCGCTGCCATTGGGGCCTACCACCCCGGTAACCCCTGTCTCCAAGTCCATGGTTATTTTGCTTGCGAAGGATTTAAAACCCTTCAGTTCCACTCTTTTAAGATGCAAATCCTTCCCCCCTTTTATCCCTGTTCGATTTTTTCAATGCTGTTTTGGGCCGCCTGTTGCTCCGCTTCTTTTTTGGTCTTTCCGCTACCCTTTTCAAAGGTTTGACTCCCTGCGATAACCTTTACTTCAAAGTTTTTATCATGGTCCGGACCCCATTCCCTAGTAATCCGGTACTCTATTTCTCCATAACCGAGCTTTTGTATTTTTTCCTGAAAAGTGGTTTTATAATCTTTTTTTGAAATCCTCTCCCGCTCAAAGGTATCCTCATGGAAAAAACGCAGCACGATGAAACGCTGTGCCGCTGCCATCCCTCCGTCTAAGTAGATTCCTCCGATCAGCGCCTCTAAGGCATCGGCTAAAATCGAAGAACGTTTTCTTCCGCCGCTGGCTTCCTCTCCTCTTCCCAGGAGCAAGTATTCTCCCAGTTTTAAGTTGTTTGCGATTTCACTTAAGGACTCCTCGCATACCAGGTTGGAACGATACTTGCTCAGTTCTCCCTCGGTCAGTTCCCGGTATTCATTAAATAAATAATTACTGACCACTAGGCCTAATACAGAGTCCCCTAAAAATTCCAATCGTTCATTATCATAAACCTTATCCCGTTTAAATTCATTGGCATAGGATCGGTGAACCAATGCCTGATTCAATATTTTTTCATTATTAAACAAATAACCGATTTCCCGTTGGATTTTTTGCAGTTTTTTCTTTCGATTGGATCCTATTTTCAGTGATGACATGATCCGTGCTCCTTCTATTCATTTTTTAGTATTATTTTATAACTCCGACCTCTAGTATACCATAAATCCCGCTTACTTCTAAAGCAAATTAACCTATAAAAAAAACTACGGAACCCTCCCCGAGGGATGAGTTCCATAGTTTTAAAGGAGTACGTGAAGCTTTTTCGGAAACATAGGGCCTTCCCCTAATCCCGGTATTTTTTAAAGAGAATGGTTGCGTTATGGCCTCCAAAACCTAAGGAATTGGACATGGCATAGTTTACGGTTCGCTCTTGGGCTTTGTTGGGAGTGTAATCCAAATCACACTCCGGATCCGGGGTATCGTAGTTAATCGTCGGCGGTACAATGCCGTGCTTGATGGCCAGTAACGAGGCGATGGCTTCCACCCCGCCTGCGGCCCCTAAGAGATGGCCGGTCATGGATTTCGTCGAGCTTACCGCCAGCTTATTCCCATGGTTCTTAAAGACGCTTTTTATCGCCATGGTTTCAAACTGATCATTGTAGGGCGTACTGGTTCCGTGGGCATTGATGTAATCCACGGCTTCCGGAGCCGTGTCTCCGTCGGCCAGGGCCTTGAGCATGGCCCGTTTTCCACCTTCACCCTCCGGTGCCGGTGCGGTGATATGGTAGGCATCGGCGCTCATGCCGTATCCCGCCACTTCCCCGTAGATTTCCGCTCCCCGGGCTAAAGCATGGTCCAGTTCTTCCAGAAGCAGTATGCCGCTTCCCTCACCCATGACAAAACCGTCCCGCTTTTTATCAAAGGGGCGGCTGGCTTTTTCCGGGGCTTCATTGGCAGTGGACATGGCCTTCATGGAGCAGAATCCCCCAATGGACACCGGCGTGATGGAGGCTTCGGTTCCCCCGGTGATCATCAGTTTTGCGTCCCCCCGCTGGATGATTTTATAGGCATCTCCGATGGCGTTGGTGGCCGAGGCGCAGGCGGTAACCACCGTGGTGTTCGGCCCCTTGGCTCCAAGACTCATGGAAACTTGACCGGAGGCCATGTTTACTATCATCATGGGGATAAAAAAGGGACTGATTCTTCGCGGTCCTTTTTCCAGCATTTTTTTATGCTGTTCTTCAAAGGTGGCGATTCCACCGATCCCGGAACCGAGAACCACACCGAAATCCTCATGGTCTATTGTTTCCGGATCGATTTTACTGTCTTCCATGGCAAGCTTTGCCCCCGCCACGGCGTACTGTACAAACAAATCCATTTTTTTCGCTTCTTTTTTTTCCATATACTCTTCCGCTTGAAAGTCCTTTACTTCCGCGGCA is from Isachenkonia alkalipeptolytica and encodes:
- the smc gene encoding chromosome segregation protein SMC, with protein sequence MHLKRVELKGFKSFASKITMDLETGVTGVVGPNGSGKSNISDGIKWVLGEQSAKTLRGAKMEDVIFSGTEKQKPLGMAEVSLVLDNEDGGIPIDFSEVKVTRRAYRSGENEYLINQSPCRLKDVRELFMDTGIGKDGYSIVGQGKIDEILSHKAEDRRKVIEEAVGIVKYKSRKEEAQRKLKGTEENLQRLSDILKELESRIDPLREQKEKAEKYLVLYETLKEGEVKQILRDIREIDEKTRGLEEEKQRRSEEIRKIKEEMEKGEEEILSLEEQILEYQQNHEEKEKEYYEKKDQIQETEGLRRMNEGEVQHLKDREEELQQRIRQGEERKEEIKTERSQGQREISELQSLLTTLDQDLKGEEDLYGKRQEKNLHRKEDVERIKGEIIGDMNQLSDWKVDLANLASLKKSIDQRKTQIENNLEKDETLREEKEERVKTLEKDFEDRENKEKIRKKEREALEASLNKKERETQKYLQSIQEKDRHLENKKSKIQMLKNLEASKEGFNRSVKEVLQKGKRDQSFARGLYGAVADLIKVPKGYELAIETALGYAMQNLVVKDEAKGKELIEHCKNNKLGRITVLPKTTVTGKNLQPREQKKVQDEPKASVALDIIQYPKELSSVFSSLLGKVVILPDLNLGVPMAKELNHRVKIVTLQGDVMNPGGSMTGGSRQQKSQGLLARKGELKTLQQETLAEEKSLENLRKEAGELQRETRSLEDQRREMDQKIQQIAIEKATLKEQLVQEKQRLEESRREIADRKKELGQLEETEGDYSKEHRILEEKINSLEARLEKNRSHIQVEEKDLLQQLDEIEGLKERIQEMQVRKASIEEQSKALGSKVQALDKEIHRQNRDIEENKEAIEKGHREKENIDQKIEAQTREIEQGKIALEALKKEAKVFKEKEEKALERKKEQEKRHKEQNGSLKGAEEDLYKLEMKATKLEVQRENLHQGLWEKYEMSDAQGREWIASKEGSLTLGQIQSLRKQIKDLGHVNLEAVEEYRETQERFDFLDQQQKDLLEAKKSLNRIIKEMESTMKTQFLQQLKVIKKEFNETFARLFGGGKADLVLEDEEDPLETGITILARPPGKKLQSLSLLSGGERALTAIALLFAILKIKPSPFCVLDEIEAALDESNVYRFAGFLKELAGDTQFIVVTHRKGTMEAADMLYGVTMETEGISKLVSVKMKDYVEDEKAM
- the rnc gene encoding ribonuclease III — translated: MSSLKIGSNRKKKLQKIQREIGYLFNNEKILNQALVHRSYANEFKRDKVYDNERLEFLGDSVLGLVVSNYLFNEYRELTEGELSKYRSNLVCEESLSEIANNLKLGEYLLLGRGEEASGGRKRSSILADALEALIGGIYLDGGMAAAQRFIVLRFFHEDTFERERISKKDYKTTFQEKIQKLGYGEIEYRITREWGPDHDKNFEVKVIAGSQTFEKGSGKTKKEAEQQAAQNSIEKIEQG
- the fabF gene encoding beta-ketoacyl-ACP synthase II, with translation MKKRVVVTGLGCITPVGHGKDAFWKALMEGRSGVGEITKFDAADYPTKIAAEVKDFQAEEYMEKKEAKKMDLFVQYAVAGAKLAMEDSKIDPETIDHEDFGVVLGSGIGGIATFEEQHKKMLEKGPRRISPFFIPMMIVNMASGQVSMSLGAKGPNTTVVTACASATNAIGDAYKIIQRGDAKLMITGGTEASITPVSIGGFCSMKAMSTANEAPEKASRPFDKKRDGFVMGEGSGILLLEELDHALARGAEIYGEVAGYGMSADAYHITAPAPEGEGGKRAMLKALADGDTAPEAVDYINAHGTSTPYNDQFETMAIKSVFKNHGNKLAVSSTKSMTGHLLGAAGGVEAIASLLAIKHGIVPPTINYDTPDPECDLDYTPNKAQERTVNYAMSNSLGFGGHNATILFKKYRD